In Nocardioides sp. W7, the genomic stretch CTGCCCCGGGCTCTGGCCCCACTGCTCCTGGAGCACGAAGACGATGTAGGCCTCCGCGCAGAAGAAGGAGGCGCTGAGCATGCCCCGGGTGGCGACGACGGCGGGCAGGCCGCGGGCCCCGAGCAGGGCACCCGTCGGGAGCAGCCGGCGCAGCGCCACGACGGTCACCACGAAGGCCGCCGCGGCCAGGGCGAGGAGCGCCCCGCGCCTCGACCCGAGCAGCTCGAAGCCGAGCACGGCGCCGGCCGCCGCGACCGCCCACAGCAGGCGGCCGGCCGGGAACGGGGTGTCGGCGACGGTGACCGGCGCCCGGCGCAGCGCGGGGGCGACCAGGCCCGCGGCGATCGCCACGAGCGCCACCACGCCGAGGAAGACCCAGCGCCAGCCGACGGAGTGGGCCACGAACGCGGCCAGTGCGGGACCGAACAGCGAGGGCAGCACCCAGGCCGCGGCGAAGCTCGCGAACACCGCCGGCTGCAGCGCGGCCGGGAACACCAGCCCGACCAGCACGTAGAGGCACACCGTGACCGCGCCGCCGCCGAGGCCCTGCAGCACCCGGCCGGCGACCAGCGCCTCCATCGTCGGCGCGGTCCCGCAGACGACCAGTCCGAGCGAGAACAGCACCAGCGCCACGCCCAGCGGCAGTGCCGGCCCGCGTCGGTCGCTCCAGCCGCCGGCGGCCACCATGCCGACGACGCCGCTGGCGAGCGGGGCGGCGAACGACAGCGCGTACAGCCCGACCCCGTCGAGCCGGTCGGCGACCGTCGGCATCACCGTCGTCACCGCGGTCGCCTCGAAGGCCACGAACGCGCACAGGGCGAACATGCCGATCGTCGTCGCGGCGTACGTCGGCGACAGCAGCCGCTCGCGCGGCGGCGGAGGGGCGGTCACGGTCACCCGAGGACGGTAGAACTTCAAGCCGGTTTGAAGTCAATCGAGATTCGGTGTCGCGCGTTCACCGACTGACCCGGGTGGGCACCCTGAGGAGATGACCGACCTCGGGAACCAGTCCGACACCGCACGAGCGCCGCGCTGGAGGGTGGTCGGCCCCGGCCTGGTGGTCGCCGCGACCGGCGTCGGCGCCGCCGACCTGGTCGCGACCCTCGTCGCGGGCGCGAAGTTCGGCTACACCCTGCTGTGGGTGGCGGTGCTCGGCGCGGTCATCAAGGTGGTCCTCGTCGAGGGCGCCGGCCGCTACTCGCTGGCCACCGGCCGCACCATCTTCGAGGGCTGGCGCAGCCTGGGTCGCTGGACGACGTGGTACTTCGCGCCGTACATCGTCGTGTGGGGCCTCGTGTACGGCGCCACCGCGATGTCGTCCTCCGCGCTGCCGCTGGTGGCGCTCTTCCCGGACCTCTCGCTGCGCTGGACGGCGGTCGTGATCGGGCTGGTCGGGCTGGTGCTGGTGTGGTTCGGCACCTATGCGGCGTTCGAGAAGGTGATGGCCGCGCTGGTCGGGGTCATGTTCGTCACGGTGGTCGGTGCGGCGCTGCTGGCGACGCCGAACCTCGGCGAGATCGTGCTCGGGCTGCGCCCGATCTTCCCCGACGACTCGGTGGTCAACGTGCTCGCGATCGCGGGCGGCGTCGGCGGCACGATCACGCTGGCGGCGTACGGCTACTGGCTGCGGGAGAAGGGCTGGAGCACCCCGAAGTTCATGCGCGTGATGCGGATCGACAACGGGGTCGCGTACGCCGTCACCGGCGTCTTCGTGGTCGCGATGCTGATCGTCGGCGCCGAGCTGTACCACTCCGTCGGCATCGCCGCCGAGACCGGCGACCAGGCCCTGGTGCAGCTCTCCGACATCCTCGACGAGCGGTACGGCGAGGTCTTCGGCAAGGTGTTCCTGATCGGGTTCTTCGCCTCGTCGTTCTCGTCGCTGATCGGCGTGTGGAGCGGCGTCAGCCTGATGTTCGCCGACTTCGTCGGCAACCTGCGCGACCTGCCGTCCGGGCACCCCGACACCCGCACCGGCGGCCGCTACTTCCGCGGCTACATGCTGTGGCTGACCTTCCCGCCGATGCTGCTCCTGCTGCTCGACGAGCCGGTCGGGCTGATCCTGGCGTACGGCACCCTCGGCGCGCTGTTCATGCCGTTCCTCGCGATCACCCTGCTGGCGCTGCTCAACAAGCGTCGGGCCGGTGCGCTGCCGCACTCCGACGTGCCCGAGGAGTGGCGCAACGGCTGGCTGTCCAACGGGTTCATGGCGCTGTGCGCGGTGCTGTTCATCGCGCTGGCGGTCAACGAGATCCGGGAGACGCTGGCGCCGTACGTCTGATCGATGACTTCTCGGCCCGCCCGCGGTCGGTAGAGGCATGGGCAAGGTCATCGCGAGCATCACGGTCTCCGTCGACGGCTACGTCACGGGGCCGGACGACAGACCGGGGCAGGGCCTCGGCGTAGGCGGGGAGCGGCTGCACTACTGGGTGATGGGCGGGCCGTGGACGTACGACGGCGAGCACACCCCCGGTGAGGTCGCCGGCGCCGACAAGGACTTCTTCGAGGAGCTGGTGGCCGAGATCGGCTCCGGCCTCATCGGCCGCGGGATGTACGACGCGGCCGGGGCGTGGGGCGACACCAACCCGTTCGGCGGGCCGGTCGTGGTCCTCACCCACGGCCTCGACGACGCCCCGCCGGTCGAGAGCGGCTTCACCTTCG encodes the following:
- a CDS encoding MFS transporter, coding for MTVTAPPPPRERLLSPTYAATTIGMFALCAFVAFEATAVTTVMPTVADRLDGVGLYALSFAAPLASGVVGMVAAGGWSDRRGPALPLGVALVLFSLGLVVCGTAPTMEALVAGRVLQGLGGGAVTVCLYVLVGLVFPAALQPAVFASFAAAWVLPSLFGPALAAFVAHSVGWRWVFLGVVALVAIAAGLVAPALRRAPVTVADTPFPAGRLLWAVAAAGAVLGFELLGSRRGALLALAAAAFVVTVVALRRLLPTGALLGARGLPAVVATRGMLSASFFCAEAYIVFVLQEQWGQSPGQAGIALTIVGVVWAAASQVQSRLGARVSDTAAMVWGTALVLGGIVVLALVVAADLHPALAVASYVVAGAGMGFGYPRTGVAMLAASSATDRGFNSSALSIADSLGGAFALSASGIVYATATRAGADPFVPVFVLAAAFAVLGTLAAARTRMA
- a CDS encoding Nramp family divalent metal transporter, whose product is MTDLGNQSDTARAPRWRVVGPGLVVAATGVGAADLVATLVAGAKFGYTLLWVAVLGAVIKVVLVEGAGRYSLATGRTIFEGWRSLGRWTTWYFAPYIVVWGLVYGATAMSSSALPLVALFPDLSLRWTAVVIGLVGLVLVWFGTYAAFEKVMAALVGVMFVTVVGAALLATPNLGEIVLGLRPIFPDDSVVNVLAIAGGVGGTITLAAYGYWLREKGWSTPKFMRVMRIDNGVAYAVTGVFVVAMLIVGAELYHSVGIAAETGDQALVQLSDILDERYGEVFGKVFLIGFFASSFSSLIGVWSGVSLMFADFVGNLRDLPSGHPDTRTGGRYFRGYMLWLTFPPMLLLLLDEPVGLILAYGTLGALFMPFLAITLLALLNKRRAGALPHSDVPEEWRNGWLSNGFMALCAVLFIALAVNEIRETLAPYV
- a CDS encoding dihydrofolate reductase family protein, which codes for MGKVIASITVSVDGYVTGPDDRPGQGLGVGGERLHYWVMGGPWTYDGEHTPGEVAGADKDFFEELVAEIGSGLIGRGMYDAAGAWGDTNPFGGPVVVLTHGLDDAPPVESGFTFVPDYATAIARARQEAGDKAVSVGGGAHVIRQALAAGDVDELVLSTAPVVLGAGKRLFEGFEEDLDLEILRVHASPLATHVRYAVRH